One genomic region from Nocardia vinacea encodes:
- the rpsB gene encoding 30S ribosomal protein S2 produces MAVVTMKQLLDSGAHFGHQTRRWNPKMKRFIFTDRNGIYIIDLQQTLTYIDKAYEFVKETVAHGGTVLFVGTKKQAQESIAAEATRVGMPYVNQRWLGGMLTNFSTVHKRLQRLKELEAMEQTGGFEGRTKKEILMLTREMNKLERTLGGIRDMAKVPSAIWVVDTNKEHIAVGEARKLNIPVIAILDTNCDPDLVDYPIPGNDDAIRSAALLTKVVASAVAEGVQARAGISSGDEKPEAGAGEPLAEWEQELLAQAAPAATEAEAEAAAEAPAEAPATPADA; encoded by the coding sequence ATGGCTGTCGTAACAATGAAGCAGCTGCTCGACAGCGGCGCACACTTCGGACACCAGACCCGGCGCTGGAACCCGAAGATGAAGCGGTTCATCTTCACCGACCGCAACGGCATCTACATCATCGACCTGCAGCAGACGCTGACCTACATCGACAAGGCCTACGAGTTCGTCAAGGAGACCGTCGCCCACGGTGGCACCGTTCTCTTCGTCGGCACCAAGAAGCAGGCCCAGGAGTCGATCGCGGCCGAGGCGACTCGCGTCGGTATGCCCTACGTTAACCAGCGTTGGCTGGGTGGCATGCTCACCAACTTCTCCACCGTGCACAAGCGCCTCCAGCGCCTCAAGGAGCTCGAGGCGATGGAGCAGACCGGTGGCTTCGAGGGTCGCACCAAGAAGGAAATCCTCATGCTCACGCGTGAGATGAACAAGCTGGAGCGCACCCTCGGCGGTATCCGCGATATGGCCAAGGTGCCCTCGGCCATCTGGGTCGTCGACACCAACAAGGAGCACATCGCCGTCGGCGAGGCGCGCAAGCTGAACATCCCGGTCATCGCGATCCTGGACACCAACTGCGATCCCGATCTGGTCGACTACCCGATCCCGGGTAACGACGACGCGATCCGTTCCGCCGCTCTGCTGACCAAGGTCGTCGCCTCCGCGGTGGCCGAGGGCGTGCAGGCGCGGGCCGGTATCTCCTCCGGTGACGAGAAGCCGGAAGCCGGTGCGGGCGAGCCGCTCGCCGAGTGGGAGCAGGAGCTCCTCGCGCAGGCCGCCCCCGCCGCGACCGAGGCCGAGGCCGAGGCTGCCGCCGAGGCCCCCGCCGAGGCCCCCGCCACCCCGGCCGACGCCTGA
- the frr gene encoding ribosome recycling factor, protein MIEEALFDAEEKMEKAVSVAKDDLGSIRTGRANPGMFQRIVIDYYGSPTPITQVSSITVPEPRMVVIKPYEQSTLGAIETAIRNSDLGVNPTNNGDIIRISVPQLTEERRRELAKQAKGKGEDAKVSIRNVRRKAMDELSRIQKDGEAGEDEVGRAEKELDKTTAKYVGQVDELVKHKEAELLEV, encoded by the coding sequence GTGATTGAAGAAGCGCTCTTCGACGCCGAGGAGAAGATGGAGAAGGCCGTCTCGGTAGCGAAAGACGATCTCGGGTCCATCCGCACCGGTCGGGCGAATCCGGGCATGTTCCAACGGATTGTCATCGACTACTACGGTTCGCCGACCCCGATTACCCAGGTGTCGAGCATTACCGTGCCCGAGCCGCGGATGGTGGTGATCAAGCCGTACGAGCAGTCGACGCTCGGCGCGATCGAAACCGCGATCCGCAATTCGGATCTCGGTGTCAACCCCACCAACAACGGTGACATCATTCGGATCTCGGTCCCGCAGCTCACCGAGGAGCGGCGCCGTGAACTGGCCAAGCAGGCCAAGGGCAAGGGCGAGGACGCCAAGGTCTCGATTCGGAATGTCCGCCGCAAGGCCATGGACGAACTGTCGCGGATCCAGAAAGATGGCGAGGCGGGTGAGGATGAGGTCGGGCGCGCCGAGAAGGAGCTCGACAAGACCACCGCGAAATATGTCGGCCAGGTCGATGAACTGGTCAAGCACAAGGAAGCTGAACTGCTCGAGGTCTGA
- the tsf gene encoding translation elongation factor Ts, which yields MATYTAADVKRLRELTGSGMMDCKNALVETDGDFDKAVEVLRIKGAKDVGKRAERATAEGLVVAKEGVLIEINSETDFVAKNEEFQGLADKIVTAAAAAKPGDLDTLKALKLDGQTVEEALQALAAKIGEKLELRRVVSFDGPVAVYLHKRATDLPPAVGVLVEYQGEGDAAADAARAVGMQVAALKAKYLTREDVPADVVENERRIAEQTAKEEGKPEAALPKITEGRVNGFFKDVVLLEQASVTDSKKTVKALLDEAGVTVTRFARFEVGQA from the coding sequence ATGGCGACATACACCGCCGCTGACGTGAAGCGGCTGCGGGAGCTCACCGGCTCCGGGATGATGGACTGCAAGAACGCGCTGGTCGAGACCGACGGCGATTTCGACAAGGCCGTCGAGGTGCTGCGCATCAAGGGTGCCAAGGATGTCGGCAAGCGCGCCGAGCGCGCCACCGCCGAGGGTCTGGTCGTCGCCAAGGAAGGCGTGTTGATCGAGATCAACTCCGAGACCGACTTCGTAGCCAAGAACGAGGAGTTTCAGGGCCTCGCCGACAAGATTGTGACCGCCGCCGCGGCCGCCAAGCCGGGCGACCTGGACACGCTTAAGGCGCTGAAGCTGGACGGTCAGACCGTCGAGGAGGCGCTGCAGGCGCTGGCCGCCAAGATCGGCGAGAAGCTCGAGCTGCGTCGCGTCGTCTCCTTCGACGGCCCGGTCGCCGTCTACCTGCACAAGCGCGCCACCGACCTGCCGCCCGCGGTCGGCGTGCTGGTCGAGTACCAGGGCGAGGGTGACGCCGCCGCCGACGCCGCGCGTGCCGTCGGCATGCAGGTCGCCGCGCTCAAGGCCAAGTACCTGACTCGCGAGGATGTACCGGCCGACGTGGTGGAGAACGAGCGCCGCATCGCCGAGCAGACCGCGAAGGAAGAGGGCAAGCCCGAGGCCGCGCTGCCGAAGATCACCGAGGGCCGGGTCAACGGCTTCTTCAAGGATGTCGTCCTGCTGGAGCAGGCGTCGGTCACCGATTCGAAGAAGACCGTCAAGGCCCTGCTGGACGAGGCCGGTGTCACCGTGACCCGCTTCGCCCGTTTCGAGGTCGGCCAGGCCTGA
- the pyrH gene encoding UMP kinase, with translation MTNPGIERPGYRRVLLKLGGEMFGGGKVGLDPDVVQTVAEQIAEVVSSGVQVAVVIGGGNFFRGAELEERGMERARSDYMGMLGTVMNSLALQDFLQQQGIDTRVQTAITMGQVAEPYLPLRAKRHLEKGRVVIFGAGMGMPYFSTDTTAAQRALEIGADVVLMAKAVDGVFTADPRVDQSATMYTEITHKEVIERDLKVADATAFSLCMDNQMPILVFNLLTKGNIARAVAGEKIGTLVRS, from the coding sequence ATGACGAACCCCGGGATCGAACGCCCAGGATATCGCCGGGTGCTCCTCAAATTGGGCGGGGAGATGTTCGGCGGCGGCAAGGTCGGGCTCGACCCCGACGTGGTGCAGACGGTCGCCGAGCAGATCGCCGAGGTGGTCTCCAGCGGTGTTCAGGTGGCCGTGGTGATCGGCGGCGGCAACTTCTTCCGCGGTGCCGAACTCGAGGAACGCGGTATGGAACGCGCCCGCTCGGACTATATGGGCATGCTCGGCACCGTGATGAACAGCCTTGCGCTGCAAGACTTTTTGCAGCAGCAGGGCATCGACACCCGGGTACAGACCGCGATCACCATGGGGCAGGTCGCCGAGCCGTATCTGCCGCTGCGCGCCAAGCGGCACCTGGAGAAGGGTCGCGTTGTCATCTTCGGCGCGGGTATGGGCATGCCCTACTTCTCCACCGACACCACCGCAGCTCAGCGCGCACTGGAGATCGGCGCCGATGTGGTACTGATGGCCAAGGCCGTCGACGGGGTCTTCACCGCGGATCCCCGGGTCGACCAGAGCGCGACCATGTACACCGAAATCACGCATAAAGAGGTCATCGAGCGCGACCTGAAGGTCGCCGACGCGACGGCCTTCAGCCTGTGTATGGACAACCAGATGCCCATCCTGGTGTTCAATTTGTTGACGAAGGGCAATATCGCCCGTGCGGTCGCCGGTGAGAAGATCGGCACATTGGTTCGGTCCTGA